One window of the Procambarus clarkii isolate CNS0578487 chromosome 27, FALCON_Pclarkii_2.0, whole genome shotgun sequence genome contains the following:
- the mRpL49 gene encoding large ribosomal subunit protein mL49 encodes MAVVVSVGGVSTRGLVRLAPVWKCVSRGASSSFPIAPPGEYPPTNHPPTYYVDPNTSAPTSSKLPALKHTHPQSYEKVEMSTAEWSYVERLIPPTAIPKPTVNPGEVTPSGWVAPSAGPRDYPYFVPRAASHMLPVYLLHQPILSRFITSVKHVEGDIFVLAEELREHLTPLIAPKILCLRVHEPHQMIQVKGQLVGEIKEFLLKKGF; translated from the exons ATGGCtgtagtggtgagtgttggaggcgtCTCCACCAGGGGCCTGGTGAGGTTGGCACCAGTGTGGAAGTGTGTGTCCAGGGGGGCCTCAAGCTCCTTCCCTATTGCTCCCCCCGGCGAATATCCCCCAACCAACCACCCTCCAACTTACTATGTGGACCCCAACACCTCGGCACCCACCAGCTCCAAGCTTCCCGCACTCAAACACACTCATCCTCAGTCTTATGAGAAG gttgaaATGTCTACCGCAGAATGGTCATATGTAGAACGCCTGATtccgccaacggccataccaaaaCCAACTGTAAACCCAG GTGAAGTGACCCCATCTGGATGGGTTGCACCTTCAGCTGGGCCAAGAGACTACCCTTACTTTGTTCCTCGGGCAGCCAGTCATATGTTACCTGTGTACTTGCTTCACCAGCCTATATTGTCAAG ATTCATAACATCGGTGAAACATGTCGAGGGCGACATCTTCGTACTGGCCGAGGAACTACGTGAGCATCTTACACCGCTTATTGCTCCAAAGATCCTGTGTCTACGTGTTCATGAGCCCCATCAGATGATACAGGTCAAGGGACAGCTTGTGGGTGAGATCAAAGAATTCCTGTTAAAGAAGGGATTTTAG